One stretch of Eupeodes corollae chromosome 2, idEupCoro1.1, whole genome shotgun sequence DNA includes these proteins:
- the LOC129948385 gene encoding chorion protein S16, whose translation MFKLAVILVCAAVCMSPAVEGAAAGVEASASPVETLNPALIDLYGYQIGSPLLTPNNGPWTSLLGASMPPRTYIGQSNPVLVRTPLSDHFVGESSIGIIAM comes from the exons atgttcaaacttGCTGTGATCCTTGTTTGCGCTGCTGTTTGCATGAGCCCAGCTGTTGAAGGAGCTGCCGCAGGAGTTGAAGCCAGTGCTTCCCCAGTCGAGACCCTTAACCCAGCCCTCATCGATTTATATGGCTATCAAATTGGATCACCTCTATTGACTCCAAACAATGGTCCCTGGACCTCATTGTTGGGAGCTTCAATGCCACCACGCACTTACATTGGCCAATCTAACCCAG TTCTTGTACGTACTCCACTTAGCGATCACTTTGTTGGTGAATCATCCATTGGCATTATTGCTATGtaa